Genomic window (Helianthus annuus cultivar XRQ/B chromosome 3, HanXRQr2.0-SUNRISE, whole genome shotgun sequence):
TGTCTTggttgtgtttttgatttttttggtttGCCTAGTCTTGGTATGTCAAGACTAGAGAGTGTGTAACATTTCAGTTGCACTTTTGTGCTTATTGTTTGATATAAAattttaccggggtaaccctttacccaaaaaaaagatGGTTTAATGAAGGTTTTGGAGGGTGGGCCTTGGCTAATACGAAAAGTTCCGTTGTTTTTGAATGTTTGGTCACCTAAGGTCACCCTTAAGAAGGATAGTATTAAAACTGTTCCAGTATGGGTAAAGTTGCATAATGTTCCGATTTCAGTTTATACTGATGATGGTCTGAGTTTGCTGGCGTCAAAACTAGGGGTTCCTAAAAGGCTTGATTCTTACACGGCTGATATGTGTGTTGATAACTGGGGAAGGAGTAGCTATGCCCGTGCAATGATTGAACTTAATGCTGATAATGAGCTTAAGGATCACATTACTTTGGCTATCCCTAAGATGGATGAGGAAGGTTTCATTATGGAAAGGGTTGAGGTTGAATATGAATGGAAGCCTTTAAGGTGTCCTACATGTTGCCTGTTTGGTCATGACCATGATTCGTGTAGTAAAAACATTAAGGAGAAGGCAAAGCAGGTTGTTGTTGATGAGGATGGATTTGTTACGGACAGGAGGCGAGTGGCTAAACACGTTTTTCctcaaaaaaaaacaaaagcagaaattTATGTATAGGCCAAAAACGAAAATTAACAACTCTGGTGCTAGTTCTTCTGGTACGAAACAGGATAACCAAGCGTCTAGTAGTGGGCCATCAACGGTGAAAGTGTCAAACTCATTTCAGGCTTTAGATTCAGAGGGTGATGCTGATCGACCAAAAGAGGATAGTGTTCCGGTTCATCAGGAAAGATTTACTGAGAAGGTTACCAGGCTAAGCGATGAGGTTCAAGAGGCTTTACCTACGGAAATGTCAAAATTTATGGCTAGCAATGTTAAGGGTTCTcattctgagggggcaagcactcccggttaTACCGGTTTTTAATGGGTAGTGTGGCTTCATGGAATATAAGGGGTTTGAATCGTCCCCTGAAACAAAACGAGGTTCGGGTTTTAATTGCTGAGAACCGGTTAAGTGTTTGTGCTATATTAGAAACTCATGTGAATGTGAGTAACTTAGATAAAGTGTGCAAGGGAGTGTTTCGGAGTTGGAACTGGACTTCTAATGGGGGTTTATGTCAGCGTGGTACAAGAATTATAATAGGATGGAATGAGGATGATGTGGATCTCATGGTGCTCGCACAATCTGATCAGGTTATTCACACTCAGGTTCGGTTAAAAGCTGATTCAAGAACCTTTCTTTGTTCCTTTGTCTATGCGGAGAATAAATATCAAGACCGTAGGTTTCTTTGGGAGGATTTATGCAAGCATAGTGCCTTTGCTCGTCACCAGCCTTGGGCTGTTTTGGGGGACATTAACACAGCTCTTAATCTGGGAGACTCTTTATATGGGCCGTCTAGTCATACCATAGGAATGAGAGACTTTTTTGACTGTGTTCAATATGTTGAGCTTATGGATATTCCAAGTCATGGTTTGCATTTTACCTGGAACCAGAAACCGAAAGAGGGGATAGGAGTTCTTAAGAAGATTGATCGTATTATGAGTAATGTTAAGTTCATGGATCTATTTCCGGATACTTATGCTTTGTTTAAACCAGCTCGGGTTTCTGATCACTCTCCTTGTGTAATGAAATTAGCCTCTTGTACCCGTAAAAAGCTGAAGCCTTTTAAGTTTCCGAACTTTTTGACCACGAAGGAGGAGTTTAGGAGGTTTGTCTCTACTGAATGGGCGAAGGATATTGAGGGTTTTGCTATGTTCTCTGTTGTTAAAAAGATGAGGAACCTTAAACCAAGTTTCCGTAAGCTGCTTTATCAACAAGGGAACCTCCATGAGAAGGTTATTCGGCTGCGTAAGGAGCTGGATGATATCCAGCAGCTTGTTGATGCTAATCCGTTGGATGTGACCTTACGTGACACGGCTGCAAAATGTCTTCGGGATTATCAGGTGGCAGCTTATGATGAAGAGTGTTTCCTTAAACAGAAGTCCAAGGTTGAATGGCTTTGTGCTGGGGATTCTAATACCTCCTTTTTTCACAAGTGTGTGAAAAGTAGGAACGCTAGAAACAAGATTAGTTGTATAAAAGATGTTCATGGTAATCGGTTTGAAGGTGACGATATTCCCGGTGCTCTAGTTGATCATTACTCGTCATTCTTGGGTACGGCTTACTCGGTTTCGAGTTTAGATGATGATAACTTGTTTCTCAATACCCTTAGTTCTCATTCGGCTGATCATATGATTAGGCAAGTGACTCGTGAAGAAGTTAAACAAGCTATGTTTGGTATTGGTGAAAATAAGGCCCCTGGTCCCGATGGTTTCACATCGGCGTTTTTTAAGCAAGCTTGGGATATTGTGGGTGATGAGGTAACGAATGCTGTGCTTGATTTTTTCGATAATGGTAAATTGTTAAAGCAAGTCAATCACACTATTCTAGCTCTGGTTCCTAAGGTGGATACTCCTAATTCTGTTCTTGATTACCGTCCCATCTCTTGCTGTAATGTTATTTACAAGTGCATTAGCAAGATAATCACGGACCGTCTTAAGGGGAGCTTGGATACATTGGTTAGCATTAACCAGTCGGCGTTTGTTCCAGGCAGGAAAATCACAGATAATATTCTTCTCACTCAAGAATTGATGCATAACTATCATCTTAACAAAGGTCAGCCTAGATGTGCTTTTAAGATTGATATTCAGAAGGCGTATGATACTGTTAGCTGGTCGTTCCTGGAGTCTATTCTAAAAAAGTTTGGATTTCACCACAAAATGATTAATTGGATTATGACGTGTGTTACTTCGGTATCCTATTCATTGAGTATCAATGGTGAGCTCCACGGTTATTTTGAGGGAAAGCGTGGTCTTAGACAAGGGGATCCGATGTCCCCGTACCTGTTTACTCTAGTCATGGAGGTTTTGACTCTTATTCTTCAGCAAGTTGCCACGAATACTTCTTTTAAGTTCCATGGTAAATGCTCTAAGCAGAAGATAATAAATATTTTGTTTGCTGATGACTTGTTCCTATTCTCTCATGGTGATAGTGTCTCGGTGAAGCACTTGAAATTGGCCCTTGATAAATTTACGCAGATATCGGGCCTGGTCCCTAGCATGCCGAAGAGTACTGTTTACTTTAGCAATGTTACGTCCGCTATGAAAAATcagattttgaatcttttgcCGTTTCAAGAAGGCTCGTTGCCTGTGCGTTACCTTGGTGTTCCGCTAATTTCAACGAGATTAGCTGCTAGAGATTGTAAAATTCTGATTGAACGTACCCAAAGAAGAATAGATAACTGGGTTACTAAATCCCTGTCGTTTGCAGGGAGACTTCAGTTAATCAACTCGGTTCTTGCTGCCATGTATTCCTATTGGGCTTCGGTTTTCTTGCTTCCTATTGGTATTGTAAAGGACCTGGAGAAAAGGTTACGTAGATTTTTATGGAATGGGGGGAATCAGGGTCCGGTTCGAGCTAAAGTTGCTTGGAAGGAGGTTTGTACTCCGAAAGATGAGGGCGGTTTGGGTATTCGCAGTATTATGGATGCTAATAAAGCTTTTCTGACAACTCATATTTGGAGCATTATTACTAATCGTCCTTCGCTTTGGGTTCAATGGATTCACTCGTACAGGTTAAAAGGTAATAACTTTTGGGAGGTTCAATGCCGAGGTCAAGTTAGTTGGGGGTGGCGGAAGTTGTTAGCTATCCGTCCTAGTATACGGCCCTTTGTTTGGAGTTCTATTTATAGTGGCCGTCAAACCAATGTATGGAGTGACAATTGGTGCGCGTACAGCCCTCTTCGTTCGTTTATTTCTCCTCGTAATATTGCTAGAGCTGGTTTCTCGCTTAGCACAACGGTGGCTGATGTTGTTTCTGAAGATGGCCAGTGGCGATGGCCTCAGGCTTGGTATGATACATTTCCAGTTCTCATTAATATTGCTACTATTCAGATTACCCCTGATACGGCAGACCGGTTTCGTTGGAAAGATTGGGAAGGCAAACTACAGCGTTTTTGTTCATGGGAGGCATGGAATAATCTGCGGTACAAAGAGAATAAGGTAGTCTGGGTTAGCTCGGTCTGGTTCAGTCAGTGCATCCCAAGGCATTCCTTTCATTTGTGGTTGGTTATTAAAAATAAGTTGCGGACACAGGACAGAATGGCTGAATGGGAAGCGGGAAGTGCTACTAATCTTCGGCTTATGTGCTGTCCCTTGTGCAGATATGACCGTGATTCTCGGGATCACTTATTTTTTGAATGTTCCTATGCTTCAGAAGTTTGGAGACTAGTTAGGAATATGGTTGATATGGGGAGTGTTGATGACACATGGGCTTCGGTTATGCAGTGGATGGAGCTAAATGCTAATTCGAGTTCCCTGGATTACATTGTTTGCAATCTTCTGTTGGCGGCTTCCACGTACTTTATATGGCAGGAAAGAAACAATCGTCTTTTCACTCAGGTGCAGATGAATGCTAGTGTTCTCTCCAAGGTTATTATAGATACAATTCGGCTCAGGATTATGGGATTCAAAACCGGTAGAGACCCGAAGCAAAGGAAGCTTTTGGATAGGTGGCTGATCGCGAAGACAAACATGGATGTAGACCCGGGCTAGGGTGATGTAGTATCCTAGTTTTTTTAGTTCGGGTTCTGGGTTGTGTTGGTTtggttgtttgttttgtttggttGTGTCTGCTTGTTGAAGTTTGTTTGTGTTTCTTTCCTAGgcttggtatgccaagtctagtagTGTGTATCGGTGTCTCGATACACCCTGTTTATTTTTGTTTGGTTGatatataaaattcaccggggtaacccatttacccaaaaaaaacgaacatactactactcacactatactattactgaactgttaactatgaactcgctcaactagttgttgactctctgctgcatgccttgcaggaccttaagtacttatggagcttgcacagggaggagcaggtcgttgtgggcaatggatcgtgaatgcttgctaaacacttatgacatttcatacattactatttatgttgggttttacttacatgcttccgctacttagacaaagtttggtttgaacatcaatcgtattgaactgggttttatgaattactttAACTACTAtacactatgtttgatatgattgatggcttgatcctggtcgtgtcacgcctccaagcgatggtactccgcgtgtggattttgggggtgtgacagattggtatcagagccattggttatagagaacttggttttaatatgggaaaacgtttttattaaaaccagactaaccagaacagtgctctcaacgatccacaacgacgcttcgctccacgtgcaagactcaacatcctaggtaataaggtttatgtttattacctgcttgctagaactatatagaactttgctcgtagtatgcttagattacattgcctactatacgtcactacatgagaacacctatgtgcttacactcttctgtcatcgctctattcgcgaacctccctaactcatgttgcatttgctatgaagatcatgtctggacgtgtgaacatgactcaagcctagttgacggctttcgttaatgaacaaattgctgcggcacttgcagctgctcaagcaggtagtatgccctgcagtatagactcacactaggatccttagatcctacattaactctcatatttaactttgtcctattcgtacacaataggtcagcacgctcagcagcctgtctgcactttcaagaacttcatggactgtcgtccaagtactttcagtggcaccgatggggcggtgggactcctccattggtttgagaagctagagtcagtgtttgaaatgtgcgaatgccctgaggctcgcagggtcaagtatgccactggcacgttggaagggattgcgctcacctggtggaacgcgcaagtacagatcctagggttggcagctgctaacgccacaccttgggaggatttcaaggaattgattaagcgtgagtactgcacacgagacgacattcacaagctggagaatgagttataccacttgaagatgacggggtcagagatagaggctTACATGAAACGGTCAAATGAACTGGCCATCttatgtccaacgatggtggaccctccagttaagcgcattgagttgtacctcaaggggcttgcgccagagattcagagccgtgttacatcggcaaacctcgacaacatccaagacattcagcgtcttgctcaccgactcaccgatcaggcagtggatcagaacaagctgccaaaacgcatcagtgctaccactactgctgctaccactccagctactacttctgccacacccagcgagaacaaaagaaagtgggatggggattccagcaagggatcagtttctgttcagtctcaagcgcagcagcgtcgcaccaatgactaccagagtccgaatcagcaatcatcaggcagtcagggacagggtggatatcggggagttcacccgtggtgtaataggtgcaacaaacaccacagtgggagatgtcgcagggaacgttgtcaaagatgcctcaagccgggtcatgaggcaaaggattgtagaagctcacggccagcaaatcagaaccagcaactcccaccgccagctccacagaaccagcagcagcagccacagcgtgggaaccggggatgtttccagtgtggggctgaaggccactacaaacgtgattgccctcaattgaactagaaccagaatcgcaacaacaacaatcagggcaacgggaacaacaacaacaacaacaacgggggaaacaacaacaacaatggcaacgaagctcggggtcgtgcttttgtgctaggtcggggtgacgcagtgaatgatcccaatgtggttatgggtaagtttcttctcaacgatatttatgttactgtcttatttgattcgggtgctgatacaagttatatgtctttgaaaatgagtaaattgttaaaacgtacaccaacacccctaaacaccaaacatgtcgtagagttagcaaatggtaaaagtgtagaagccgtgcatgtaatcaagggttgtagcatcgttttagctggtcagaccttctcgattgatcttatacccatagttctgggtagtttcgacatcgtcatcagcatggattggttgtccaagcagcaagcagagatcctatgtaaggagaagatcattcgtattcctcgttcgggtaaggaacctctcgaagttcaaggcgacaagagtggtgctgtggttggcatcatctctttcttgaaggctcagaaatgtttacggaagggtcacactgcaattctggcacttgtcactaaTGCATCGGCGAAAGAggaaagaatagaggatattccagttgtacgcgaatttcctcaggtgtttcccgacgatttacctggtctaccgcctcatcgccaggtcgagtttcaaatcgagctagctccaggagcagcacccatagctcgagcaccgtatcgtttagctccaaccgagctggaagaactgtcgaagcagctacaagagctcttggaaaagggctttattcgtccaagctcatcgccttggggagctccagtacttttcgtgaaaaagaaggatggcactttcaggatgtgcatcgactaccgtgaactgaacaaggtgacggtgaagaaccgttatcctcttccgcgtatagacgacttattcgaccagttgcaggggtcgagttactattccaagatagacttgaggttagggtatcatcagctgagggtccgggatgaggacgtctccaaaaccgcattcagaactcgctacggccactacgagtttcttgtcatgccattcgggttaacgaacgcgcctgccgtatttatggatctgatgaacagggtgtgcaagccgtacttagacaagtttgtgattgtcttcatcgacgacattctgatttactccaagagccaagaggagcacgaacagcatctacgacttatcttggaactccttcgaaaggaacaactgtacgccaagttttctaagtgcgacttctggctttgtgaagtccacttcttaggccatgtggtgaacagggatgggatccatgtcgatccatccaaggtagattcgagcaggaactggcctgcacagcgtacaccaacggaaatacgccaatttttgggtttggcgggttactatagacggtttatcaaagacttctccaagatcgcacagccgcttacactactgacacagaagggtgtcacctaccattggggaggtccccaggaaaccgcttttcagtacctaaaggataggctttgcagcgcacctattctctcactgccagagggcacggatgattttgtggtttattgtgacgcatcgatacaggggcttggttgtgtattgatgcaacaggataaagttattgcctacgcttctcgtcaactcaaggttcacgaacggaactacacgacgcacgatttagagctgggagctgttgttttcgcgcttaagatatggcgacactacctgtacggtaccaggtgcacgatttacaccgatcacaggagtctcgagcatatccttaagcaaaaggatttgaacatgcgtcaacgacgatgggttgaactgctgaacgattacgaatgcgctatcaagtaccatcccggcaaagccaacgttgtggctgacgctctcagtcgaaaggacactctacctaagcgcgtgcgagcattgcagctcaccattcagtctagtcttccagcacagatacgaaatgctcaggtagaagcattgaaaccagaaaacgtcaaggctgaagccctacgcggctcgaggcaacgattagaacagaagggagacggcgcctactacgtaacggggcgtatctgggtcccactatatggcggtttacgagaacttgtgatggatgaagcacacaagtctcgctactctatacatccaggttcggataagatgtaccacgacatcagaactacttattggtggcctagcatgaaggcccacattgccacttatgtcggcaagtgcttaacctgtgcaagagtcaaggcagaatatcagaaaccagcaggcttacttcagcaaccaaagataccacagtggaaatgggaggaaatttccatggattttgttacaggcctgcctagatcttagcgtgggaacgatactatttgggtgatcgtggatcgactcaccaagtctgctcacttcttggcaatcaaagaaacagacaagttttccacactagcagacatatacttgaaggaagtagtctccaggcacggggtgcccacctctattatttcggatcgcgatgcacgattcacttcagaactatggcaagcaatgcacaaagcttttggctcacagttagacatgagcacagcatatcaccctcagacggatggacagtctgaacgcacgatacaaactctagaagacatgcttcgggcatgtttCATTGATTTCggaaacggctgggaaaagcatctccctttggtggagttttcgtataataacagttatcacaccagcatacaagccgctccattcgaggcattgtacgggcgtaaatgccgatcacctctctgttgggcagaggtgggggatagtcagatcacgggtccagaacttatagtggacaccacagaaaagattgtacagataagacaacgcatggcggtaacacgcgaccgtcagaaagcctacgcggataagcgtaggaagccattggaatttcaggtcggggaccgggtcttacttaaagtctcaccctggaagggtgtggtacgttttggcaaacggggtaaactaaatccgcggtacgtcggaccattcgaaatcattgagaaaataggcaaagtggcctacaagctaaacctaccagctgaactcggtgcagttcacaatgtatttcacgtgtcgaatctgaagaagtgcctgtcagatgagaccctcatagttccttttaaggaactcactatcgacgagcggttgcagttcgtcgaggagccagttgaaatcacggaccgggatgttaaggtcctcaaacacaagagaatccctcttgttcgagttcgttggaactcccgacgtggcccagagtacacctgggaacgcgaagaccagatgacagaaaa
Coding sequences:
- the LOC110931618 gene encoding uncharacterized protein LOC110931618, with amino-acid sequence MKVLEGGPWLIRKVPLFLNVWSPKVTLKKDSIKTVPVWVKLHNVPISVYTDDGLSLLASKLGVPKRLDSYTADMCVDNWGRSSYARAMIELNADNELKDHITLAIPKMDEEGFIMERVEVEYEWKPLRCPTCCLFGHDHDSCSKNIKEKAKQVVVDEDGFVTDRRRVAKHDNQASSSGPSTVKVSNSFQALDSEGDADRPKEDSVPVHQERFTEKVTRLSDEVQEALPTEMSKFMASNVKGSHSEGASTPGYTGF